From Bos javanicus breed banteng chromosome 5, ARS-OSU_banteng_1.0, whole genome shotgun sequence, the proteins below share one genomic window:
- the TMPO gene encoding thymopoietin isoform X1, which translates to MPEFLEDPSVLTKEKLKSELVANNVTLPAGEQRKDVYVQLYLQHLTARNRPPLATSANSKGPPDFSSDEEREPTPVLGSGAAVAGRSRAAVGRKATKKTDKPRPEDKDDLDVTELSNEDLLDQLVKYGVNPGPIVGTTRKLYEKKLLKLREQGTESRSSTPLPTISSSVENTRQNGSNDSDRYSDNEEGKKKEHKKAKSTRDFVPFSELPTTASGGFFQAISFPEISTRPPLGRTEQQAAKKVHSSKGDLPREPLTATTLPDRDQKLASGGLFVSSKSSHDRCLEKSSSSSPQHELAAMLVSAAASPSLIKETTSTCYKDTVENIYFGEKSGIQPVCTKRSHGSDQSVVSSERKALEESEQSQVIYPPLARAIRDYVNSLLVQGGGGRLPGTSNSTPLLDVANTRKRIGPSNVRETEPLSPPRKLPRFSEKSVEEKDSGSFVTFQNTPGSELMSFAKTVVSHSLATLGIEMSEQSQHDKIDAPELSFPFHESILKVIEEEWQQIDRQPPSLACRYPVSSREATRILSVPKVDDEILEFISHAAPPASIQAASTESCDKQLDLALCRTYEAAASALQVATHTAFVARALQADVSQAAQILSSDPSCTNQAVGLLSRAYDAASFLCEAAFDEVKMAAHTMGSSTLGRRHLWLKDCRINPASKNKLAVVPFKGGTLFGREVLKVIKKYGNKH; encoded by the exons ATGCCGGAGTTCCTGGAAGACCCCTCGGTCCTGACGAAAGAGAAGTTGAAGAGTGAGTTGGTCGCCAACAATGTGACGCTCCCGGCCGGGGAGCAGCGCAAAGACGTGTATGTGCAGCTCTACCTGCAGCACCTCACGGCGCGCAACCGGCCGCCGCTCGCCACCAGCGCCAACAGCAAGGGGCCCCCGGACTTCTCCAGCGACGAGGAGCGCGAACCTACCCCGGTCCTCGGCTCCGGGGCCGCCGTCGCGGGCCGCAGCCGCGCCGCCGTCGGCAGG AAAGCCACAAAGAAAACTGATAAACCCAGACCAGAAGATAAAGATGATCTAGATGTAACAGAGCTCTCTAACGAAGATCTTCTGGACCAGCTTGTGAAATACGGAGTGAACCCTGGTCCTATTGTGG GAACAACCAGGAAACTATATGAGAAAAAGCTGTTGAAACTGAGGGAACAAGGAACAGAATCTAGATCTTCTACTCCTCTGCCAACAATTTCTTCTTCAGTGGAAAATACAAGACAGAATGGAAGTAATGACTCTGACAGATACAGTGACAATGAAGAAG gaaagaagaaagaacacaAGAAAGCGAAGTCCACTAGggattttgttcctttttctgaaCTTCCAACTACTGCCTCTGGTGGATTTTTTCAGGctatttcttttcctgaaatcTCCACCCGTCCTCCTCTGGGCAGGACAGAACAACAGGCAGCTAAGAAAGTACATTCTTCTAAGGGAGACCTACCTAGGGAACCTCTTACTGCCACAACCTTGCCTGACAGGGACCAAAAGTTAGCCTCTggaggtttgtttgtttcctccaaGTCTAGCCATGATAGATGTTTAGAGAAAAGTTCTTCGTCATCTCCTCAGCATGAACTCGCTGCCATGTTGGTCTCTGCTGCAGCTTCTCCTTCACTGATTAAAGAAACCACCAGTACTTGCTATAAAGACACAgtagaaaatatttactttggAGAGAAAAGTGGAATTCAGCCAGTATGTACCAAGAGGTCCCATGGTTCAGATCAGTCAGTTGTCTCCAGTGAAAGGAAAGCACTAGAAGAGTCTGAGCAATCACAAGTAATTTATCCACCACTTGCTAGGGCAATCAGAGATTATGTCAATTCTCTATTGGTCCAGGGTGGAGGAGGTAGGTTGCCTGGGACTTCTAACTCTACACCTCTTCTTGATGTAGCAAATACACGGAAGAGAATTGGTCCATCTAATGTTCGAGAaactgaacccctgtctcctccaCGAAAATTACCGAGATTCAGTGAAAAGTCAGTAGAGGAAAAGGATTCAGGTTCCTTTGTGACATTTCAAAATACACCTGGATCTGAACTGATGTCTTTTGCAAAAACTGTTGTTTCTCACTCGCTCGCTACTTTAGGCATAGAAATGTCTGAGCAATCACAGCATGATAAAATAGATGCCCCCGAACTATCTTTTCCCTTCCATGaatctattttaaaagtaattgaaGAGGAGTGGCAGCAAATTGATAGGCAGCCGCCTTCATTGGCATGCAGGTATCCAGTTTCTTCTAGAGAGGCAACACGGATATTATCGGTTCCAAAAGTAGATGATGAAATCCTAGAGTTTATTTCTCATGCCGCTCCACCAGCGAGTATTCAGGCAGCTTCCACTGAGTCCTGTGATAAACAGTTGGACTTAGCACTTTGTAGAACCTATGAAGCTGCAGCATCAGCATTGCAGGTTGCAACCCACACTGCCTTTGTAGCTCGGGCTCTGCAGGCAGATGTGAGTCAGGCTGCACAAATTCTTAGCTCAGATCCTAGTTGCACGAACCAGGCAGTTGGATTGCTAAGCAGAGCATATGATGCAGCCTCATTCCTTTGTGAAGCTGCCTTTGATGAGGTAAAGATGGCTGCCCATACCATGGGATCTTCCACTTTAGGCCGCCGACATCTCTGGCTAAAGGATTGCAGAATAAATCCAGCTTCTAAGAATAAGCTGGCTGTTGTGCCCTTTAAAGGTGGAACATTATTTGGAAGAGAAGTACTCAAAGTAATTAAAAAGTATGGAAATAAACACTag